One Euphorbia lathyris chromosome 1, ddEupLath1.1, whole genome shotgun sequence DNA segment encodes these proteins:
- the LOC136234038 gene encoding WPP domain-interacting tail-anchored protein 2 isoform X1 yields MENHNINYAYTGNPQNAVDYLHKGNSSNGGGMQNIESSIDVLNRTGMHLTYSSEKLVNLHALLMHLLAQHKDLDVVATENSHIAAASVEKALILDLLSSVLGSEVIEVENFVDNIQADIVDARHKIYLCRNSTELFSMLEEKLQQSDESLKKTRYQVADLKRQSLKLQRAFSALRPENWNNNSSGEQPAPAQGKMSNLITNLKRQTAEQQRQILKMMEHKSPPREVYLEKKLSELRQNEEQLKLKLHYTEQVSLRMEEASEVVWGRFLEAENSTEVLMGISKELVGKLQVVHFNLNGSLKREAELKSELQSFLRQLDAKDTALKKLEGSIVEHINKSSEVPILMEKVNLVEEQLKKSELRLTHANDFNEEMQEQLTEMENLVESLKERIDEAESRAETAEAKVTQLTDTNLELTEEINFLKSNGDSNTKKASLLEKQVRELEIQVQHSKASSEANQEQQNMLYAAIWDMETLIEDLKSKVAKAESKTESVEEQCIILSEGNMELDKEASFLRSRIKSLEGSLEKANKSKAASAKQINMRTRLIMDTVVELAGERERIQNELLSLTTENAILIEKLRNAKRNAPINIFRNGDQDNKKVLISEIDISDEIYRKASDEAISLCEVSRQVNEVSRDASRHETEAGSSQSAHESADMVSKLDPERNKMAKRSSLPLGLMTVLVALFAVVIYLIHKNEEIHPVWKVWIAKFHW; encoded by the exons ATGGAAAACCACAATATTAACTATGCATACACTGGCAATCCACAAAATGCTGTGGATTATTTACATAAAGGAAACTCATCCAACGGTGGTGGGATGCAAAATATAGAAAGTAGTATCGACGTTTTAAACCGAACGGGCATGCATTTGACTTATTCTTCTGAGAAGTTGGTAAATTTGCATGCCCTTTTGATGCATCTACTGGCTCAACATAAGGATTTAGATGTAGTGGCCACGGAAAACAGCCATATCGCAGCAGCATCTGTTGAGAAGGCACTGATATTGGATCTTCTATCCAGTGTTTTAGGTTCTGAGGTAATAGAGGTGGAGAATTTCGTGGATAATATCCAAGCGGATATTGTTGATGCTCgtcataaaatatatttatgcagaaattcaaCAGAATTATTTAGCAtgttggaagagaaactgcagcAGTCTGATGAATCACTAAAGAAGACTCGATATCAGGTTGCTGACTTGAAGAGGCAGTCACTAAAGTTGCAGAGGGCCTTTTCAGCTTTAAGACCTGAGAACT GGAATAACAATAGCAGTGGGGAACAACCAGCCCCAGCCCAAGGTAAAATGtcgaatcttattacaaatttgAAAAGGCAGACAGCTGAACAACAAAGACAGATTCTAAAAATGATGGAGCACAAATCTCCTCCCAGAGAAGTATATCTCGAGAAGAAATTGTCTGAACTACGACAGAATGAAGAACAGCTGAAATTAAAGCTGCATTACACCGAACAAGTATCCTTACGCATGGAAGAAGCATCCGAAGTGGTTTGGGGAAGGTTCTTAGAGGCAGAAAATTCTACTGAGGTTCTCATGGGAATTTCAAAGGAATTAGTAGGTAAACTTCAGGTTGTTCATTTTAATCTAAATGGTTCACTTAAAAGGGAAGCTGAACTAAAATCTGAACTCCAAAGTTTCTTAAGACAGCTAGATGCCAAAGATACTGCTTTAAAGAAGCTTGAGGGAAGCATTGTTGAACATATTAACAAAAGCTCTGAAGTGCCTATTTTGATGGAAAAAGTAAATTTGGTAGAGGAACAGCTGAAAAAATCCGAATTGCGACTAACACATGCCAATGATTTCAATGAAGAAATGCAAGAACAGCTCACTGAAATGGAAAATCTAGTTGAATCTCTGAAAGAGCGCATTGATGAAGCAGAAAGTCGAGCTGAGACAGCTGAGGCCAAAGTTACACAGTTAACAGATACAAATTTAGAGCTCACAGAAGAAATCAATTTTCTTAAAAGTAACGGAGATAGTAACACTAAAAAGGCGAGCTTGCTTGAGAAGCAGGTACGGGAATTGGAAATCCAAGTGCAGCATTCAAAGGCATCATCAGAAGCAAATCAAGAACAACAAAATATGTTATATGCAGCCATATGGGATATGGAAACATTGATTGAAGATCTAAAGTCAAAGGTAGCCAAAGCAGAAAGTAAGACTGAGAGTGTCGAGGAGCAATGTATAATATTATCCGAAGGAAATATGGAACTTGATAAAGAAGCAAGTTTCTTAAGGTCTAGAATAAAAAGCTTGGAGGGTTCTTTGGAGAAAGCCAATAAATCAAAAGCAGCAAGTGCAAAACAAATTAATATGAGGACCAGACTCATCATGGATACAGTCGTGGAACTAGCTGGAGAAAGGGAGCGGATTCAGAATGAG CTATTATCTTTGACGACAGAGAATGCAATATTGATAGAAAAATTGAGAAATGCCAAACGAAATGCTCCTATAAATATATTCAGAAACGGAGACCAGGATAACAAAAAGGTGCtcatttcagaaattgatatatcTGATGAAATATATAGAAAAGCTTCAGATGAAGCCATTTCCTTATGTGAAGTTTCCAGGCAG GTAAATGAAGTTAGCAGAGATGCAAGTCGACATGAAACTGAAGCAGGCAGTTCCCAGTCAGCACATGAAAGTGCAGACATGGTTTCGAAGCTTGACCCTGAGAGAAACAAGATGGCAAAACGCTCTAGTTTACCACTGGGTTTGATGACAGTTCTTGTAGCATTATTTGCAGTTGTCATATATTTGATACACAAGAATGAAGAAATCCATCCTGTTTGGAAAGTTTGGATAGCTAAGTTTCATTGGTGA
- the LOC136234038 gene encoding WPP domain-interacting tail-anchored protein 2 isoform X2, whose amino-acid sequence MENHNINYAYTGNPQNAVDYLHKGNSSNGGGMQNIESSIDVLNRTGMHLTYSSEKLVNLHALLMHLLAQHKDLDVVATENSHIAAASVEKALILDLLSSVLGSEVIEVENFVDNIQADIVDARHKIYLCRNSTELFSMLEEKLQQSDESLKKTRYQVADLKRQSLKLQRAFSALRPENWNNNSSGEQPAPAQGKMSNLITNLKRQTAEQQRQILKMMEHKSPPREVYLEKKLSELRQNEEQLKLKLHYTEQVSLRMEEASEVVWGRFLEAENSTEVLMGISKELVGKLQVVHFNLNGSLKREAELKSELQSFLRQLDAKDTALKKLEGSIVEHINKSSEVPILMEKVNLVEEQLKKSELRLTHANDFNEEMQEQLTEMENLVESLKERIDEAESRAETAEAKVTQLTDTNLELTEEINFLKSNGDSNTKKASLLEKQVRELEIQVQHSKASSEANQEQQNMLYAAIWDMETLIEDLKSKVAKAESKTESVEEQCIILSEGNMELDKEASFLRSRIKSLEGSLEKANKSKAASAKQINMRTRLIMDTVVELAGERERIQNELLSLTTENAILIEKLRNAKRNAPINIFRNGDQDNKKVLISEIDISDEIYRKASDEAISLCEVSR is encoded by the exons ATGGAAAACCACAATATTAACTATGCATACACTGGCAATCCACAAAATGCTGTGGATTATTTACATAAAGGAAACTCATCCAACGGTGGTGGGATGCAAAATATAGAAAGTAGTATCGACGTTTTAAACCGAACGGGCATGCATTTGACTTATTCTTCTGAGAAGTTGGTAAATTTGCATGCCCTTTTGATGCATCTACTGGCTCAACATAAGGATTTAGATGTAGTGGCCACGGAAAACAGCCATATCGCAGCAGCATCTGTTGAGAAGGCACTGATATTGGATCTTCTATCCAGTGTTTTAGGTTCTGAGGTAATAGAGGTGGAGAATTTCGTGGATAATATCCAAGCGGATATTGTTGATGCTCgtcataaaatatatttatgcagaaattcaaCAGAATTATTTAGCAtgttggaagagaaactgcagcAGTCTGATGAATCACTAAAGAAGACTCGATATCAGGTTGCTGACTTGAAGAGGCAGTCACTAAAGTTGCAGAGGGCCTTTTCAGCTTTAAGACCTGAGAACT GGAATAACAATAGCAGTGGGGAACAACCAGCCCCAGCCCAAGGTAAAATGtcgaatcttattacaaatttgAAAAGGCAGACAGCTGAACAACAAAGACAGATTCTAAAAATGATGGAGCACAAATCTCCTCCCAGAGAAGTATATCTCGAGAAGAAATTGTCTGAACTACGACAGAATGAAGAACAGCTGAAATTAAAGCTGCATTACACCGAACAAGTATCCTTACGCATGGAAGAAGCATCCGAAGTGGTTTGGGGAAGGTTCTTAGAGGCAGAAAATTCTACTGAGGTTCTCATGGGAATTTCAAAGGAATTAGTAGGTAAACTTCAGGTTGTTCATTTTAATCTAAATGGTTCACTTAAAAGGGAAGCTGAACTAAAATCTGAACTCCAAAGTTTCTTAAGACAGCTAGATGCCAAAGATACTGCTTTAAAGAAGCTTGAGGGAAGCATTGTTGAACATATTAACAAAAGCTCTGAAGTGCCTATTTTGATGGAAAAAGTAAATTTGGTAGAGGAACAGCTGAAAAAATCCGAATTGCGACTAACACATGCCAATGATTTCAATGAAGAAATGCAAGAACAGCTCACTGAAATGGAAAATCTAGTTGAATCTCTGAAAGAGCGCATTGATGAAGCAGAAAGTCGAGCTGAGACAGCTGAGGCCAAAGTTACACAGTTAACAGATACAAATTTAGAGCTCACAGAAGAAATCAATTTTCTTAAAAGTAACGGAGATAGTAACACTAAAAAGGCGAGCTTGCTTGAGAAGCAGGTACGGGAATTGGAAATCCAAGTGCAGCATTCAAAGGCATCATCAGAAGCAAATCAAGAACAACAAAATATGTTATATGCAGCCATATGGGATATGGAAACATTGATTGAAGATCTAAAGTCAAAGGTAGCCAAAGCAGAAAGTAAGACTGAGAGTGTCGAGGAGCAATGTATAATATTATCCGAAGGAAATATGGAACTTGATAAAGAAGCAAGTTTCTTAAGGTCTAGAATAAAAAGCTTGGAGGGTTCTTTGGAGAAAGCCAATAAATCAAAAGCAGCAAGTGCAAAACAAATTAATATGAGGACCAGACTCATCATGGATACAGTCGTGGAACTAGCTGGAGAAAGGGAGCGGATTCAGAATGAG CTATTATCTTTGACGACAGAGAATGCAATATTGATAGAAAAATTGAGAAATGCCAAACGAAATGCTCCTATAAATATATTCAGAAACGGAGACCAGGATAACAAAAAGGTGCtcatttcagaaattgatatatcTGATGAAATATATAGAAAAGCTTCAGATGAAGCCATTTCCTTATGTGAAGTTTCCAG GTAA